A region from the Dehalococcoidales bacterium genome encodes:
- a CDS encoding rhomboid family intramembrane serine protease, with product MLNPIFIIIGINLFIFVAANISNSLVYDLALWVPFELTVQQPWGIFTSMFTHVGLTHMLFNMLTLFFFGNYVLKLTGLRQFLIIYLGGGLLGSVFYVLISTLISPDIPGLAIGASGAIFALGGVLAVLMPRTKVYIMFIPIPVPLWIAVIGGGVLMSFFPRVAWEAHLGGFVFGALSGLIIKNRRKQTYYY from the coding sequence ATGTTAAATCCCATTTTTATAATTATCGGTATTAATTTATTTATTTTTGTTGCCGCAAACATATCAAATTCCCTGGTTTACGATCTCGCTTTGTGGGTTCCCTTTGAGCTTACCGTACAACAGCCTTGGGGTATTTTTACAAGCATGTTTACCCATGTTGGTTTAACGCACATGCTTTTTAATATGTTGACCCTTTTCTTTTTTGGTAATTATGTTTTAAAACTAACGGGGTTGCGCCAATTTTTGATAATTTACCTCGGCGGCGGCCTGTTAGGAAGCGTTTTTTACGTACTAATCAGTACGCTTATCAGCCCGGATATTCCCGGTTTGGCAATCGGTGCTTCCGGCGCCATATTTGCCCTCGGCGGGGTTTTGGCGGTGCTGATGCCGCGGACGAAGGTTTATATTATGTTTATTCCGATTCCCGTTCCGCTTTGGATTGCCGTCATCGGCGGCGGTGTGTTGATGTCTTTCTTCCCCAGGGTGGCTTGGGAAGCTCACTTGGGAGGCTTTGTTTTCGGGGCGCTTTCCGGTCTTATTATCAAGAATCGGCGTAAACAAACCTATTACTATTAA
- a CDS encoding GNAT family N-acetyltransferase, whose translation MTIKIRLLEKKDEPELFAILRNTPEFTAGEVVIAEEVIDDSLDNPQTSGYYSLTAENEDGQIIGFVSYGPIPLTAYAWDIYWLDVKHEFQGCGTGASLLKAAEENILQEGGKMAFIETSGKPEYDKTRRFYTARGYSEICNIPDFYAPGDSKIIYRKFLG comes from the coding sequence TTGACTATTAAAATTCGTCTGCTTGAAAAAAAGGATGAACCGGAACTATTCGCAATATTACGCAATACACCCGAGTTTACGGCCGGAGAGGTTGTTATTGCCGAAGAGGTTATCGACGATTCGCTTGATAATCCGCAAACATCGGGTTATTATTCGCTTACCGCCGAAAATGAAGACGGTCAAATTATCGGGTTTGTCAGCTACGGGCCGATACCGCTTACGGCATACGCATGGGATATCTATTGGCTGGATGTCAAACACGAATTTCAAGGCTGCGGCACAGGGGCATCTCTATTAAAGGCTGCCGAAGAAAACATTTTGCAAGAAGGCGGCAAGATGGCTTTTATTGAAACATCGGGCAAGCCCGAATACGATAAGACGCGCAGGTTCTATACCGCCCGCGGCTACAGCGAAATCTGTAATATCCCCGATTTTTACGCCCCGGGAGACAGTAAAATTATCTACAGGAAATTTTTGGGGTGA